A section of the Pseudomonas flavescens genome encodes:
- the rnd gene encoding ribonuclease D, with product MSIEIAWIRDNASLAEHCSAWRKQPFLALDTEFMRVDTFYPIAGLLQVSEGEQAYLIDPLQIDDWSPFAALLEDPQVIKVVHACSEDLEVLLRLTGSLPAPLFDSQLAAGYLNLGFSMGYSRLVQAVLGIELPKGETRSDWLQRPLSDTQVSYAAEDVVHLAELYRRLQDKLSAEKNAWILEDGAELVAGLGREIPAEEAYREAKLAWKLSRAQLAVLRVLCIWRERQARARNQPRNRILREHSLWPLARQQPSDLVSLARIEDMHPKTVRQDGETILQMIRDAAALPQSEWPPAMPEPLPLESTALLKKLRAIGQREGERLDIAPELMLRKKTLEALLKSGYPDGPYRLPDSLRGWRRELMGQALLDCLAARGESA from the coding sequence GTGAGCATCGAAATTGCCTGGATTCGAGACAACGCCAGCCTGGCGGAGCACTGCTCTGCCTGGCGCAAACAGCCATTTCTGGCGCTGGACACCGAGTTCATGCGCGTCGATACCTTTTACCCGATTGCCGGCCTTCTGCAGGTCAGCGAGGGCGAGCAGGCCTATCTGATCGACCCGCTGCAGATCGACGACTGGTCGCCGTTCGCTGCGTTGCTCGAGGATCCTCAGGTCATCAAGGTGGTGCACGCCTGCAGCGAGGACCTGGAAGTGCTCCTGCGCCTGACCGGCAGCCTGCCCGCGCCGCTGTTCGATTCGCAACTGGCCGCCGGTTACCTCAATCTGGGTTTCTCCATGGGCTATTCGCGGCTGGTGCAGGCGGTGCTGGGCATCGAACTGCCCAAGGGCGAGACCCGTTCGGACTGGCTGCAGCGTCCGCTGTCCGACACGCAGGTCAGTTACGCTGCCGAGGACGTGGTGCATCTGGCCGAGCTCTATCGCCGCCTGCAGGACAAACTCTCTGCCGAGAAGAATGCCTGGATTCTCGAGGACGGTGCCGAGCTGGTCGCCGGTCTGGGTCGCGAGATTCCCGCTGAAGAGGCGTACCGCGAAGCCAAATTGGCATGGAAGCTGTCGCGTGCCCAACTGGCCGTGCTGCGCGTGCTGTGCATCTGGCGCGAGCGCCAGGCGCGGGCACGCAATCAGCCGCGCAACCGAATCCTGCGTGAGCACTCGCTGTGGCCGCTGGCTCGCCAGCAGCCGAGCGATCTGGTCAGCCTGGCACGCATCGAGGACATGCACCCGAAGACCGTGCGCCAGGACGGCGAGACCATCCTGCAGATGATCCGCGATGCCGCCGCGCTACCTCAGAGCGAGTGGCCGCCGGCCATGCCGGAACCGCTGCCGCTGGAGTCCACGGCGCTGCTCAAGAAGCTGCGAGCCATTGGCCAGCGTGAAGGCGAACGTCTGGATATCGCCCCGGAACTGATGCTGCGCAAGAAGACCCTCGAGGCCCTGCTCAAGAGCGGTTACCCGGATGGTCCCTACCGCCTGCCCGACAGCCTGCGCGGCTGGCGCCGTGAGCTGATGGGCCAGGCGTTGCTCGATTGCCTGGCCGCTCGAGGAGAGTCCGCTTGA
- the dapA gene encoding 4-hydroxy-tetrahydrodipicolinate synthase: MSTFSGIWVALVTPFRDGQVDLPALRSLAVHLLDAGAAGLVVCGTSGEAAALDEQEQLAVLDAVLEVVPASRVVMGLSGNNQTAVLARLQRIQGRPLAGLLVPAPYYIRPSQQGLLAFFEAIADASRLPIILYDIPYRSAVSMELETIRQLARHPRIMAIKDCGGDVRKTQMLIEDGLLDVLTGEDEQIFATLCLGGSGAISAAAHIRTADFVQVVAHLQQGDLQAGRALFRQLLPLIRLAFVEPNPAPVKSLLAMQGLIADELREPMLRCSDGLRERMRSELL; the protein is encoded by the coding sequence ATGTCTACATTTTCCGGAATCTGGGTCGCCCTGGTCACGCCGTTTCGCGATGGTCAGGTGGATCTACCGGCCTTGCGTTCGCTGGCCGTGCATCTGCTGGATGCTGGCGCGGCAGGTCTGGTGGTCTGCGGTACCAGTGGCGAAGCGGCGGCGCTGGATGAGCAGGAACAGTTGGCGGTGCTCGACGCCGTGCTCGAAGTGGTGCCTGCCAGCCGCGTGGTGATGGGGCTCAGTGGCAACAATCAGACTGCGGTACTGGCCCGCTTGCAGCGCATCCAGGGCCGCCCGCTGGCGGGGTTGCTGGTGCCGGCACCTTATTACATCAGACCGTCGCAGCAGGGGCTGCTGGCATTCTTCGAGGCCATCGCCGACGCTTCGCGGTTGCCGATCATCCTTTACGACATTCCTTACCGCAGCGCCGTCAGCATGGAGCTGGAAACCATCCGCCAGCTCGCCAGGCATCCGCGAATAATGGCGATCAAGGATTGTGGCGGTGACGTGCGCAAGACTCAGATGCTGATCGAGGATGGATTGCTCGACGTGCTCACCGGCGAAGACGAGCAGATATTCGCCACCCTGTGTCTCGGGGGGAGTGGCGCCATTTCTGCGGCAGCGCATATCCGTACCGCCGACTTCGTGCAGGTGGTGGCGCATCTGCAACAGGGCGATCTGCAGGCCGGTCGCGCACTGTTTCGCCAGTTGTTGCCGCTGATCCGGCTGGCCTTCGTCGAGCCCAACCCGGCGCCGGTGAAAAGCTTGCTGGCCATGCAGGGGTTGATCGCCGACGAGTTGCGTGAGCCCATGCTGCGCTGTTCGGACGGATTGCGTGAGCGCATGCGCAGTGAACTGCTGTGA
- a CDS encoding OmpP1/FadL family transporter, with translation MSTRILRTGLAIAIASTSSYSLASGFALNEQSVSGMGMSFAGRSSSAEDASTVFGNPAGMARIKREQVNFGVAAIHAKSRISSNGSTTAAGTANGGSNDGDMVPTTGVPMGYYVKPLDEKVAFGIGVYAPFGLATEYESGFQGRYFADKSYVRVITVQPTLSYRFNDQLSVGFGPTFNHIEGELTSSLTNPIGPPGSNDGKVKIKGDDVAVGFNVGVLYEFTPQTRVGLAYHSRVKYELEGDTRVSGPGAVIGTSAGKYDASLDVTTPESVDLSITHALNDDWTLYAGSTWTRWSRFKEIRVENEGVGGLLAGGLNTIVEDQDWHDTWAHAVGVSYKLNPQWVLRTGVAIDQTPTKNEHRSPRIPSGDRTIFSVGAGWSPSDDMTIDLAYTYLKEEEVDINRSSATRGTYNATYKNSAHGLGASLTYRF, from the coding sequence GTGAGTACAAGAATCCTAAGAACCGGTCTGGCAATCGCCATCGCATCCACCTCCAGCTACAGCTTGGCCAGTGGCTTTGCGCTCAACGAGCAAAGCGTCTCGGGCATGGGCATGTCGTTCGCTGGCCGCTCGTCGTCGGCGGAAGACGCCAGCACCGTGTTCGGCAACCCGGCTGGCATGGCGCGAATCAAGCGCGAACAGGTCAATTTCGGTGTGGCGGCCATCCATGCCAAGAGCAGGATCAGCAGCAACGGCAGTACGACCGCTGCCGGCACAGCCAATGGTGGCAGTAACGATGGTGACATGGTGCCGACCACGGGCGTCCCCATGGGTTACTACGTCAAACCGCTGGATGAAAAAGTCGCTTTCGGTATCGGCGTCTACGCGCCCTTCGGCCTGGCAACCGAGTACGAGAGTGGCTTCCAGGGCCGCTACTTCGCGGACAAGAGTTATGTACGCGTCATCACGGTACAGCCGACGCTCAGCTACCGCTTCAATGACCAGTTGTCGGTCGGCTTCGGCCCCACCTTCAACCACATAGAAGGCGAACTCACTTCGTCGCTGACCAACCCGATCGGCCCTCCTGGCAGCAATGATGGCAAGGTCAAGATCAAGGGCGACGACGTGGCCGTAGGCTTCAACGTCGGTGTTCTGTACGAGTTCACGCCACAAACACGCGTAGGCCTGGCCTACCACTCGCGGGTCAAGTACGAGCTGGAAGGCGACACCCGCGTATCGGGTCCTGGGGCGGTGATCGGCACTTCCGCAGGCAAGTACGATGCCTCCCTCGACGTGACCACCCCCGAGTCCGTGGACCTGTCGATCACCCACGCCCTCAATGATGACTGGACCTTGTATGCCGGCAGCACCTGGACACGCTGGAGCCGCTTCAAGGAGATTCGCGTGGAGAACGAAGGTGTCGGTGGCCTTCTGGCCGGCGGCCTGAACACCATCGTCGAAGATCAGGACTGGCACGACACCTGGGCTCATGCGGTTGGCGTGTCTTACAAGCTGAACCCGCAATGGGTCCTGCGTACCGGTGTGGCCATCGACCAGACACCCACCAAAAACGAACATCGCTCGCCGCGCATCCCATCGGGTGACCGGACGATTTTCAGCGTCGGCGCAGGCTGGAGCCCAAGCGACGACATGACCATCGACCTGGCCTACACCTATCTCAAGGAAGAAGAAGTCGATATCAATCGCAGCAGCGCGACACGCGGCACTTACAATGCCACGTACAAGAACAGCGCCCACGGCCTGGGCGCCTCGCTGACCTACCGCTTCTGA
- a CDS encoding glutathione peroxidase, protein MRVRLFALPLVLLAFNVSVQAAECPALLEGELPKLRSKDKIDLCEQFAGKPLVVVNTASFCGFTSQFEGLEALNQRYRGQGLEILGVPSDSFKQESDDAEETAKVCYVNYGVTFTMSETQPVTGDQAIPLFKELAAQTAAPRWNFFKYVVDRKGQVVARFSSMTKPDDPELIAAVEKAIASQP, encoded by the coding sequence ATGCGCGTGCGACTGTTTGCTCTGCCGCTGGTTCTGCTGGCGTTCAATGTCTCCGTACAGGCTGCCGAATGCCCGGCGCTGCTGGAGGGGGAGCTGCCCAAGTTGCGCTCCAAGGACAAGATCGACCTGTGTGAGCAGTTCGCCGGCAAGCCGCTGGTGGTGGTCAATACCGCCAGCTTCTGCGGTTTCACCTCGCAGTTCGAAGGGCTGGAAGCGCTCAATCAGCGCTACCGGGGGCAGGGCTTGGAAATTCTCGGCGTACCGTCCGATTCGTTCAAGCAGGAGTCGGACGACGCCGAAGAGACCGCCAAGGTCTGTTACGTGAATTACGGCGTGACCTTCACCATGAGTGAAACCCAGCCGGTGACCGGCGACCAGGCCATTCCCTTGTTCAAGGAACTGGCTGCGCAGACGGCAGCGCCACGCTGGAACTTCTTCAAATACGTGGTCGATCGCAAGGGCCAGGTGGTGGCGCGGTTTTCCAGCATGACCAAGCCCGATGACCCCGAGCTGATCGCCGCTGTGGAGAAGGCGATCGCCTCACAGCCCTGA
- a CDS encoding MFS transporter, which yields MSSVWRTSFWLMLGASLILALSLGTRHGFGLFLSPMSDDFGWGRGVFAFAIALQNLIWGIAQPFTGALADRFGAQRAIIVGGLLYATGLIFMGLSDSPLSLSLSAGLLIGIGLSGTSFSVILGVVGRAVPVEKRSMAMGIAAAAGSFGQFAMLPGTLGLIGWLGWSAALIALGIMVALIAPLAAMVKDRPQVSQGPQQTLGEALREACGHSGFWLLALGFFVCGFQVVFIGVHLPAYLVDQHLPAIVGTTVLALVGLFNVFGTYIAGWLGGRRSKPRLLSALYLARGVVIALFITVPLSVWTAYAFGIVMGLLWLSTVPLTNGTVATLFGVRNLSMLGGIVFLFHQLGSFLGGWLGGYLYDHTGSYDLVWQISILLSVLAAALNWPVREQPVARLQGAHA from the coding sequence ATGAGTTCGGTATGGCGCACGAGTTTCTGGCTGATGCTGGGAGCCTCTCTGATCCTCGCCCTGTCCCTTGGCACGCGCCACGGGTTCGGTCTTTTCCTGTCGCCGATGAGCGATGATTTTGGCTGGGGGCGCGGTGTGTTCGCGTTCGCCATCGCCTTGCAGAACCTCATCTGGGGCATCGCTCAGCCCTTCACCGGTGCCCTGGCGGATCGTTTCGGCGCGCAGCGGGCGATCATCGTCGGCGGTCTGTTGTACGCGACCGGGCTGATCTTCATGGGGCTGTCGGACTCGCCGCTATCGCTGTCGCTGAGTGCCGGTTTGCTGATCGGCATCGGCCTGTCGGGCACGTCGTTCTCGGTGATTCTCGGCGTGGTCGGCCGTGCGGTGCCGGTGGAGAAACGCAGCATGGCCATGGGCATCGCCGCGGCGGCGGGGTCGTTCGGCCAGTTCGCCATGCTGCCGGGTACGCTCGGTCTGATCGGCTGGCTCGGTTGGTCGGCGGCACTGATTGCCCTGGGCATCATGGTGGCGTTGATCGCACCGCTGGCCGCCATGGTCAAGGATCGCCCGCAGGTGTCACAGGGGCCTCAGCAGACGCTTGGCGAGGCGCTGCGCGAAGCCTGCGGCCATTCCGGCTTCTGGTTGCTGGCGCTGGGCTTTTTCGTATGCGGGTTTCAGGTGGTGTTCATCGGTGTCCACTTGCCGGCCTATCTGGTCGATCAGCACCTGCCGGCCATCGTCGGCACCACCGTGCTGGCTCTGGTCGGGCTGTTCAACGTGTTCGGTACCTATATCGCCGGTTGGCTCGGCGGGCGGCGCTCCAAGCCGCGGCTGCTCAGTGCGCTGTACCTGGCCCGTGGCGTGGTGATCGCTCTGTTCATCACGGTGCCACTGAGCGTATGGACGGCTTATGCGTTCGGTATCGTCATGGGGCTGTTGTGGCTGTCCACCGTACCGCTGACCAATGGCACGGTGGCGACCCTGTTCGGGGTACGCAACCTGTCCATGCTCGGCGGCATCGTCTTTCTGTTCCACCAACTGGGTTCTTTCCTCGGTGGCTGGCTGGGCGGCTACCTCTACGACCACACGGGCAGCTATGATCTGGTATGGCAGATTTCCATCCTGCTCAGCGTACTGGCCGCAGCGCTCAACTGGCCGGTTCGCGAACAGCCCGTCGCCCGCCTGCAAGGAGCCCATGCATGA
- a CDS encoding MarR family winged helix-turn-helix transcriptional regulator, translating to MLPTECLCTRLRRASRGVSKLYDDALSGVGLNVAQYSLLRHLQRLGQPSITDLADAMGLERSTLGRNLRVLEGRGLVMLQGGVDQRNRLVALSESGEQLLAQALGAWQTAQLQLQQRLPPQHMEALDELLASLD from the coding sequence ATGTTGCCTACCGAATGCCTCTGCACCCGCTTGCGTCGCGCCAGCCGTGGCGTCAGCAAGCTCTATGACGACGCCCTGAGCGGTGTCGGCCTCAATGTCGCCCAGTATTCTCTGCTCCGGCATCTGCAGCGCCTCGGTCAGCCGAGCATCACCGATCTGGCCGATGCCATGGGGCTCGAACGCAGTACCCTGGGGCGCAACCTGCGTGTTCTCGAGGGGCGTGGCCTGGTGATGCTGCAGGGGGGCGTGGACCAGCGCAATCGCCTGGTAGCGTTGAGCGAGTCTGGTGAGCAGCTGCTCGCCCAGGCTTTGGGCGCCTGGCAGACGGCGCAATTGCAACTGCAGCAACGATTGCCCCCGCAACACATGGAAGCGCTGGACGAGTTGCTCGCCAGCCTGGATTGA
- a CDS encoding adenosylcobinamide-GDP ribazoletransferase, producing the protein MTPFWIALQFLTRLPVRLAGMPTPEQTGRSLLCYPLVGGVIGLLLLAAAHLLEAAAVPLQAALLLSLWVALSGALHLDGLADSADAWMGGFGDRERTLAIMKDPRSGPIAVVVLVMVLLLKFVALLTLLERGDHLALLLVPVLGRGALLALFLCTPYVRAGGLGEVLARHLPRSSAIAVLMVTSLTCLLAGGIWVMLAAVAIFFCLRRMMQQRLGGTTGDTAGALLEVLECGVLLVMALHVAG; encoded by the coding sequence ATGACACCTTTCTGGATCGCATTGCAGTTTCTCACGCGCTTGCCGGTACGCCTGGCCGGCATGCCCACGCCTGAGCAAACGGGACGCTCGCTACTCTGCTACCCGCTGGTTGGTGGGGTGATCGGTTTGCTGCTGCTGGCTGCCGCGCACCTGCTCGAAGCGGCAGCGGTGCCCCTACAGGCGGCGCTGTTGCTGAGCCTGTGGGTGGCACTGAGCGGTGCGCTGCATCTGGATGGCCTGGCCGACAGCGCGGATGCCTGGATGGGCGGTTTCGGTGATCGCGAGCGCACCCTGGCGATCATGAAGGACCCGCGCAGCGGGCCGATCGCCGTGGTGGTGCTGGTGATGGTGCTGCTGCTCAAGTTCGTCGCCTTGCTGACTCTGCTCGAGCGGGGTGATCACCTCGCGCTGCTGCTGGTCCCGGTGCTGGGACGTGGCGCGCTGTTGGCCCTGTTTCTCTGCACGCCCTATGTCCGCGCGGGAGGTCTGGGCGAGGTGTTGGCCCGGCACCTGCCAAGGTCGTCCGCCATCGCGGTGCTGATGGTGACGTCGCTGACCTGTCTGCTGGCCGGTGGTATCTGGGTGATGCTGGCGGCGGTGGCAATTTTCTTCTGCTTGCGGCGCATGATGCAGCAGCGCCTGGGCGGCACCACTGGCGACACCGCCGGAGCGCTGCTGGAGGTGCTCGAGTGCGGGGTGCTGCTGGTGATGGCTTTGCACGTGGCGGGCTGA
- the cobC gene encoding alpha-ribazole phosphatase family protein produces the protein MILHLLRHGETEQGGGLRGSLDDALTETGWAQLRSAVRADEHWDALISSPLQRCARFAEELAAARDLPLQFEAGLQELHFGDWEGRSAAQLMETDADDLGRFWADPYAFTPPAGEPLLDFEARILDAVRRLQDSYQGRRLLVVTHGGVMRLLLARARGLPREQLLQVSVTHGQRVHLQFDGLGVREIP, from the coding sequence GTGATCCTGCATCTCTTGCGCCACGGCGAAACCGAACAGGGCGGCGGCTTGCGTGGCAGCCTGGACGACGCGCTGACCGAGACCGGCTGGGCACAATTGCGGTCAGCGGTGCGCGCCGATGAACACTGGGATGCGCTGATCAGCTCGCCGCTGCAGCGCTGCGCGCGCTTCGCCGAGGAACTGGCCGCCGCCCGCGATCTGCCGTTGCAGTTCGAGGCTGGTTTGCAGGAGCTGCATTTCGGTGACTGGGAAGGACGTAGCGCCGCCCAGTTGATGGAGACCGACGCCGACGATCTTGGTCGCTTCTGGGCCGATCCCTATGCCTTCACGCCGCCCGCCGGCGAGCCACTGCTGGACTTCGAGGCGCGGATACTGGATGCAGTGCGGCGTCTGCAGGACAGCTATCAGGGGCGGCGGTTGCTGGTGGTCACCCATGGCGGGGTGATGCGTCTGTTGCTGGCGCGGGCACGGGGGTTGCCCCGAGAGCAACTGCTGCAGGTCAGTGTGACCCATGGTCAGCGGGTGCACCTGCAATTCGATGGCTTGGGCGTGCGGGAAATCCCATGA